A genome region from Arachis duranensis cultivar V14167 chromosome 6, aradu.V14167.gnm2.J7QH, whole genome shotgun sequence includes the following:
- the LOC107493586 gene encoding thioredoxin-like 3-3 isoform X1: MLLFWLLPLPFQLRESHCCCHETKREGSCYVKYAIATSRIGLGLITGRHRMEKGLSSITTSSSKEGLPLTPHSNFKTASTDDDLAHILFNIKSSKTSAVINYGASWCRVCSEILPAFHRLSNNFPKLSFVYADIDECPETTQHIRYTPTFQFFRDGEKVDEMYGAGEERLRDRVWLHS; encoded by the exons ATGCTGCTATTCTGGTTACTGCCTCTGCCGTTCCAGTTGCGTGAGAGTCACTGCTGTTGCCATGAAACTAAAAGGGAAGGAAGTTGTTACGTTAAGTATGCGATTGCGACATCGAG GATTGGATTGGGATTGATTACCGGTAGGCATAGAATGGAGAAGGGCTTAAGTAGCATCACCACCAGCAGTAGCAAGGAAGGGTTACCTCTCACCCCTCATTCCAACTTCAAAACTGCTTCCACCGACGATGACCTCGCTCAcatcctcttcaacatcaaatcCTCCAAAACTTCC GCTGTTATCAATTATGGCGCCTCTTG GTGCCGCGTGTGCAGTGAAATCCTCCCTGCATTCCATAGATTGAGCAATAATTTTCCAAAGCTCTCCTTCGTCTATGCAGATATTGATGAATGCCCAGAAACAACTCAACACATTCGATACACCCctacttttcaattttttcgagATGGTGAAAAGGTAGATGAAATGTATGGTGCTGGAGAAGAGAGGCTGCGTGATCGCGTCTGGTTGCACTCTTGA
- the LOC107493586 gene encoding thioredoxin-like 3-3 isoform X2 — protein MEKGLSSITTSSSKEGLPLTPHSNFKTASTDDDLAHILFNIKSSKTSAVINYGASWCRVCSEILPAFHRLSNNFPKLSFVYADIDECPETTQHIRYTPTFQFFRDGEKVDEMYGAGEERLRDRVWLHS, from the exons ATGGAGAAGGGCTTAAGTAGCATCACCACCAGCAGTAGCAAGGAAGGGTTACCTCTCACCCCTCATTCCAACTTCAAAACTGCTTCCACCGACGATGACCTCGCTCAcatcctcttcaacatcaaatcCTCCAAAACTTCC GCTGTTATCAATTATGGCGCCTCTTG GTGCCGCGTGTGCAGTGAAATCCTCCCTGCATTCCATAGATTGAGCAATAATTTTCCAAAGCTCTCCTTCGTCTATGCAGATATTGATGAATGCCCAGAAACAACTCAACACATTCGATACACCCctacttttcaattttttcgagATGGTGAAAAGGTAGATGAAATGTATGGTGCTGGAGAAGAGAGGCTGCGTGATCGCGTCTGGTTGCACTCTTGA
- the LOC107493585 gene encoding S-adenosylmethionine synthase 3: METFLFTSESVNEGHPDKICDQVSDAILDACLEQDPESKVACETCTKTNMVMVFGEITTKANVNYEKIVRDTCRGIGFVSADVGLDADNCKVLVKIEQQSPDIAQGVHGHMTKKPEEIGAGDQGHMFGYATDETPELMPLTHVLATKLGAKLTEVRKNKTCPWVRPDGKTQVTVEYKNDNGAMIPIRVHTVLISTQHDETVTNDKIASDLKEHVIKPVIPAKYLDDKTIFHLNPSGRFVIGGPHGDAGLTGRKIIIDTYGGWGAHGGGAFSGKDPTKVDRSGAYIVRQAAKSVVASGLARRCLVQVSYAIGVPEPLSVFVDTYKTGKIPDKDILALIKENFDFRPGMIAINLDLMRGGNFRYQKTAAYGHFGRDDPDFTWETVKMLKPKA; encoded by the coding sequence ATGGAGACCTTTCTCTTCACCTCCGAATCTGTAAATGAAGGTCACCCTGACAAGATCTGTGACCAGGTTTCGGATGCCATCCTTGATGCTTGTTTGGAGCAAGACCCGGAGAGCAAGGTTGCCTGTGAGACCTGTACAAAAACCAACATGGTTATGGTCTTTGGTGAGATCACAACCAAGGCAAATGTGAACTATGAGAAAATAGTTCGAGACACTTGCAGAGGCATTGGGTTCGTTTCAGCTGATGTCGGTCTTGATGCTGACAACTGCAAAGTTCTGGTCAAGATTGAGCAACAGAGCCCTGATATTGCCCAAGGAGTTCATGGTCACATGACTAAAAAGCCTGAGGAAATTGGTGCTGGTGACCAGGGACACATGTTTGGCTATGCCACAGATGAAACACCTGAGCTAATGCCACTTACTCATGTCCTTGCTACTAAACTTGGTGCCAAGCTCACTGAAGTTAGAAAGAACAAAACATGCCCATGGGTGAGACCTGATGGAAAAACTCAGGTTACTGTTGAGTACAAGAATGATAATGGAGCCATGATCCCGATTCGTGTGCACACTGTCCTCATCTCAACACAACATGATGAAACTGTCACCAATGACAAGATAGCCAGCGATTTGAAGGAGCATGTAATAAAACCTGTCATCCCAGCTAAATACCTTGATGACAAGACTATCTTCCACCTCAACCCTTCTGGTCGTTTTGTGATTGGTGGACCCCATGGAGATGCAGGGCTAACTGGCCGTAAGATCATCATTGACACCTATGGTGGTTGGGGTGCTCATGGTGGAGGTGCCTTCTCCGGCAAGGACCCAACCAAGGTCGATAGGAGTGGTGCATACATTGTTAGGCAAGCAGCGAAAAGTGTGGTAGCTTCAGGGCTTGCTCGACGCTGTCTTGTGCAGGTTTCTTATGCAATTGGAGTCCCAGAGCCACTCTCTGTTTTTGTAGACACCTACAAAACAGGAAAGATTCCAGACAAGGACATATTAGCTCTAATTAAGGAAAATTTTGACTTCAGGCCAGGAATGATTGCCATCAATCTTGACCTCATGAGAGGAGGCAACTTCAGGTACCAGAAGACTGCTGCTTACGGACATTTCGGACGTGACGATCCTGATTTCACTTGGGAGACGGTGAAGATGCTCAAGCCCAAGGCTTGA